The window CCGTTTGCCCATGCCCGCCGAGGCGACGAGCGCCTGGCATACACACGCCTCCCGCGCGCCCTCGCGGCCCTCCCGCGCGTCGAGGTTCTCGAACTCGCAATATCGCGCGCCGCCGTCGCCTTGCACGAGCACGTCGCGTGTCACTTCGTCCTCGCCGGCGAAGCAGGCCTCGACGCCGCGCGTGCTGTCCTTCCAGTCGATCGAGCCGGGATCACACGAGCCGAAGAGTCTCTCCTCGCATATCGTGACCGGCCCCTCGACGAGCGCGTCCACGTTGCTCCCCCGCGCCCCGAGGCCGCCGAGTATGCCCGCGTCCTCCTTGCGGACGAGCGACGCAAACGCCGCGCGATAACGATCCACGAGCCCGAGCTTCGGATCCCAGGGCCCTTCGAAGGTCACGTCGTCGCGGTTTCCGCGCGACAAGAGCCGGATCCAGAGCACCTCGCCCTTGCCTCGACCGAGCCCGACATGCATCACGTCGGTCGTCATGAGGCCCTCGTCCCACGCGCGCCGCGAGAGGGGCTCTCCCTCGTAGGCGCAGCGGTGCCCGGTCTTCTCGGAGACGGGCTTCAATTTCGGGTCGACCATGGCCGGCGCCAGGATCGTGTGATCGGGCGCGACCCGCGCGAGGTGCGCCGCGAGCTCGGCGCGCAGGGCCGCGCGTTCGGCCCGGAAGAGCCGGCTGTCCTCGATCGGCAGCACGGCGACCTCGGGCCTGTGCTCCGGCGCGGCAGGTGCCTCGGGAGGCGCCTGGGGCGCCTGGGGCGCGGGGGCGACCATCTGCGGATCGGAGACGACCGTCGAATGAAGCGGCTGGTAGACGGTGCACGAGGCGCCGAGCAGCACGCTCAGGGCGGGGAGGAGCGAGGTGATTCGCATGGGAGAACGCATCAATCGATCGTCATCGTCAACGTTTGTCCGATGACGTGACACTCATCGGCGGTGACCGTGACGCTCGCCGTCTTCGTCGATGCGTCCCGGTTCGCGGTGATCACGAAATCGCCCGCCTCTTCGGTGCCGCAATCGTAGCTGTTCTCGAACACCTGCTCGCAGGGCTTGGAGGGCCCGCCATTCACCGTGTACGTGAGATCCGCGTCGGTGACGGGGGCGCCCGTACCGTCGACGACCTCGACGGTCACCGAGACGGTCGCGATCAAAGTGCAGGCGACCTCGCCGGAGCTGCAGGCCGCGAGCGGAATCAGGCAAAACCCAAGGGTGTACACGAGGAACGAGCGCATGCCCGTTCGCCTTTACCGAGCGCCCGCCCTGCGGGGCAAATTCTCGGCGGAGGCCGCGCGCCGGTCCGGGGCGGCTGGCCTGGCTCCTGCACGCCATTCTCTCCCGGGGACGATGAGACGCTTCTTCGCGACCACCCGCGGGCGAGCGGCTTCGGCCGGGGCGAGCGCTCCGGGGCTCTCGGTGGGCGACGCCGTCGCTTTCGTCGTCGGCGTCGTCGTCGGCGCGGGCATCTTCAAGACGCCCTCGCTCGTCGCGGCGAACGCGACGAGCGAGACGACCGCCATGCTCGCCTGGGTCCTCGGCGGCGTGGCCTCCCTGCTCGGCGCGCTCTGTTATGCCGAGCTCGCCTCGACCTACCCGCACAAGGGCGGCGATTACCACTATCTCACGCGGTCGTTCGGCGGCGCCGTGGGTTTTCTGTTCGCCTGGTCGCGCATGGCCGTCATCCAGACGGGCTCGATCACCATGCAGGCCTTCCTCATCGGTGATTACGCCTCCCAGGTGGCCTCGTTCGGCCCGCACTCCGCCTCGATATGGGCCGCCCTCGTCATCGCCCTCTTGACGGGCGCGAACATCGCCGGCCTCGAGCATTGCCGCCTCCTCCAGCGTGTGCTCACGGCCGCGCTCGTGCTCGGCCTCGTGCTCGTGGTCCTCGCCGGGCTCGTCCTCGATCCGGCGCCCGCCGCGGCCGCGGCCGCGGATAACGCGGCGACCGCGCCGAGCCCCGCCTTCGGGATGGCCATGGTCTTCGTGCTCCTCACGTATGGCGGATGGAACGAGGCGGCCTACCTCTCGGCCGAGCTGCGCGGCGGGCGGCGCGCGGTCGTGCGCGTGCTGGCCATCGGCCTCGGCCTCATCACGGCGATATACCTGGCCATCAACCTGATCTTCCTGCGCGCCCTCGGCTTCTCCGCGGTCGCCGGCTCCGACGCGGTCGCGGCCGACCTCATGCGCCGGGCCGTCGGGCCGTATGGCGTCCCGCTCATCAGCGTCCTCGTTTCGCTCGCGGCGCTGAGCACGATGAACGCGACCATCTTCACGGGGGCGCGCACCACGTACGCGCTCGGCCAGAGCTTCGCGCCCTTCCGCCGCCTCGGCCGCTGGCACGACGGCGCCGGCGCGCCGCGGAGCGCGCTCGTCGCGCAGGGCGCCATTGCGCTCGCGCTCGTCCTGCTCGGCGACGTGACGCGGGGCGGATTCGTGACGATGGTCGAGTACACGGCCCCCGTCTTCTGGGGTTTCTTCTTGCTCGTGGGCATCTCGCTCTTCGTGCTCCGCAAGAAGGATCCCGACGTCGCGCGCCCCTTCCGCGTGCCCCTCTATCCGGTCGTGCCCATCCTCTTTTGCATCATCTGCCTGCACATGCTGCGCTCGAGCCTGGCGTACACGGGTATCGGGGCGCTCGTCGGCGTGGGTGTGCTCCTTGCTGGTGTGCCGGTGCTGCTCCTTCCGCGCGCGCGAGGGCTCGCGCGGCGGCGGGCGGCGGCGGCTCGTCGGTGAACGAAGTCGCCCGCGAATCGCGAAATCGATCACGAGGAGAGGAGCTCATGCCGAAGCGAATGCTCGTTCCGTACCTCGCCCTTTGCCTTTTGCCCGCGGCTGCGCACGCCGAGGGGGCGCGCGAGCCCGACGTGGTCCGGGTCGGGCAACAGGAGACCGTCCAGAAGGACGTCCCCTTCGTGCCCACGCGCGAGGAGACCGTGAAACGAATGCTCGGGATGGCCGGGGTGACCAAGGACGACGTCGTCTACGACCTCGGCAGCGGCGACGGGCGTATCGTGGTCATGGCGGCGCAGAAGATGGGCGCGCGCGCCGTCGGCGTCGACATCGACCCCGAGCGTATCCGCGAGGCCAACGACAACGCCAGGAGGGCCGGCGTCACCAGCCGCGTGGAGTTCCGGCAGCAGAGCCTCTTCGACGCGGAGATCAAGGACGCGACCGTGGTGACGCTTTACCTCTTGCCCTCGGTCAACCTGAAGATCCGGTACAAGCTGCTCACCGAGCTGAAACCAGGCACGCGGATCGTCTCCCACGATTTCGACATGGGAGATTGGCGGCCCGATCGAAAGGAGTCGGTAGGCGACGACACGGTCTACCTGTGGATCGTCCCGGCCAGCGTGGAGGGCACCTACGGCTTGACGGTCCCCACGGCGCGAGGCGAGACGCCGGCCACGTTGACGCTCCGCCAGGAGTTCCAGGACGTGAGCGGCACGCTGAAGCTCAATGGCAAGAGCTTGCCCCTCGCGGAGTTGATCCTCCAGGGCGACGCCATCAGCTTCCGCACGGCCGAGGGCCCCGAGCTGCATTTCCGCGGCCGGGTCGAGGGGACGCGGATCCACGGGAACGTGATGCCGAGCGGCGGGCAATCGCGCGCCTTCACGGCGACGCGGAATGGGTCGGGCTCCTGAACGGAGCGCGTGGATAAGGAAGGGGACATGGCGGCGCGGATGCGCCTGCCTCCCCGTTGGCACCTCTCTTGCTGAGCCTCGCCGCCGAGTTTTCCCCTGGCGACGACGAGAGGTGCCTTGTGCGCGAGACGACGACGATTGGCTTGATCACCTTGACCTGCATGGCAGCCCTTGCCGCTTGTGAGGGCCCCGCGGCCGAGACGCCGGATCCCGTCGATCCCCCGGTGATCACCGAGGACGGCCTCGCCCTGCCCGAGACCCCGTACAACTACGCCGCGATCGATCTGCCCGCGCATTTCCAGGGGCAACTCGCGGCGGATCAGGACAACACGCCTGCCGGAAACCCCATCACCGACGACGGCGCGACCCTCGGCCGTGTGCTCTTCTACGACGTGGCGCTCTCGAAAAACGGCACCATCGCCTGCGCTTCGTGCCACCAGCAGGAGAGCGCGTTCTCCGACACGGCGCGCCGGAGCCTCGGCTTCGAGGGCGGCGAGACCGGGCGCAACTCCATGACCGTCGCCGATGCCCGCTACTATCGCAATGGCCGGTTCTTCTGGGACGAGCGCGCCGCGACGCTCGAGGATCAGGTGCTCAGGCCGATCCAGGATCCCGTCGAGATGGGCCTCACCCTCGACGAGCTCGTCGCCAACGTCTCGGCGCAGAGCTACTACCCGAAGCTCTTCGAAAAAGCCTTCGGCGACCCTGCGATCACCGCGGATCGTATCTCCCGCGCCCTCGCGCAGTTCGTCCGCTCGATCGTCTCCTACCGCTCGCGCTTCGACGAGGGGATCGAGGCGGCCGGCGGCGACATCAACGCGCCTTTCCCCGGCTTCACCGCCGAGGAGAACGCGGGCAAGGGCCTCTTCCTCGGCCCCGCGGGCGGCTGCGCCGTTTGCCACCTCGACGACGGCCCGCCCCACCCGCCGCCGCGCCGCAACAACGCGTTTTTCTACATCGCCGTCCCCACGAACAACGGCCTCGACGCCACCACCGACGTGGACGACAACGGCCTCGGCGAGATCACGGGCAACCCCGCGGACATGGGCCGCTTCAAGTCGCCCTCGCTCCGCAACGTGGCGCTCACCGGCCCGTACATGCACGACGGGCGCTTCGAAACGCTCGAAGAGGTCGTCGAGCATTACGACTCCGGCGTGCAGCCGCACCCGAACCTCGACCCGCGGCTCCGCGTCCCCGGCACGCCCGAGCCTCGCAAGCTGAACCTCTCGCCCGAACAAAAAGCCTCACTCGTCGCCTTCTTGAAGACGCTCACCGACGAGAAGCTGCTCGTTGATCCGATGTACGCCGATCCCTTCGTGAAGGAGCCCTGAGCGCCCTCGCCGCGCTCCGGGGAGGTGGTAGGGTTTTGGCCGCATGACGCCCTCCGACCTCTCCCTCCGGCTCGACGCCCTCCGCCACAAAGAGCGCTTCTCCGCGCGCACCCTCGACGATTTCGCCGCGCACGTCGAGGGCGCGCGGGACGAGGAGCTCTTCCGCATGAGCCCCCTCCGGTACGCGGCGAGCCACGGCCTCGACGAGCAGGAGGGCATCGAGCTTTTCCTCCACGCCACGCACGTCGGCATCCTCGACTTCGCCT of the Polyangium spumosum genome contains:
- a CDS encoding APC family permease, whose amino-acid sequence is MRRFFATTRGRAASAGASAPGLSVGDAVAFVVGVVVGAGIFKTPSLVAANATSETTAMLAWVLGGVASLLGALCYAELASTYPHKGGDYHYLTRSFGGAVGFLFAWSRMAVIQTGSITMQAFLIGDYASQVASFGPHSASIWAALVIALLTGANIAGLEHCRLLQRVLTAALVLGLVLVVLAGLVLDPAPAAAAAADNAATAPSPAFGMAMVFVLLTYGGWNEAAYLSAELRGGRRAVVRVLAIGLGLITAIYLAINLIFLRALGFSAVAGSDAVAADLMRRAVGPYGVPLISVLVSLAALSTMNATIFTGARTTYALGQSFAPFRRLGRWHDGAGAPRSALVAQGAIALALVLLGDVTRGGFVTMVEYTAPVFWGFFLLVGISLFVLRKKDPDVARPFRVPLYPVVPILFCIICLHMLRSSLAYTGIGALVGVGVLLAGVPVLLLPRARGLARRRAAAARR
- a CDS encoding cytochrome-c peroxidase; the encoded protein is MAALAACEGPAAETPDPVDPPVITEDGLALPETPYNYAAIDLPAHFQGQLAADQDNTPAGNPITDDGATLGRVLFYDVALSKNGTIACASCHQQESAFSDTARRSLGFEGGETGRNSMTVADARYYRNGRFFWDERAATLEDQVLRPIQDPVEMGLTLDELVANVSAQSYYPKLFEKAFGDPAITADRISRALAQFVRSIVSYRSRFDEGIEAAGGDINAPFPGFTAEENAGKGLFLGPAGGCAVCHLDDGPPHPPPRRNNAFFYIAVPTNNGLDATTDVDDNGLGEITGNPADMGRFKSPSLRNVALTGPYMHDGRFETLEEVVEHYDSGVQPHPNLDPRLRVPGTPEPRKLNLSPEQKASLVAFLKTLTDEKLLVDPMYADPFVKEP
- a CDS encoding class I SAM-dependent methyltransferase; protein product: MPKRMLVPYLALCLLPAAAHAEGAREPDVVRVGQQETVQKDVPFVPTREETVKRMLGMAGVTKDDVVYDLGSGDGRIVVMAAQKMGARAVGVDIDPERIREANDNARRAGVTSRVEFRQQSLFDAEIKDATVVTLYLLPSVNLKIRYKLLTELKPGTRIVSHDFDMGDWRPDRKESVGDDTVYLWIVPASVEGTYGLTVPTARGETPATLTLRQEFQDVSGTLKLNGKSLPLAELILQGDAISFRTAEGPELHFRGRVEGTRIHGNVMPSGGQSRAFTATRNGSGS